The Mercurialis annua linkage group LG2, ddMerAnnu1.2, whole genome shotgun sequence genome contains a region encoding:
- the LOC126667762 gene encoding serine/threonine-protein phosphatase PP1-like yields MQRGVLDGVIHRLLEVRGKPGKQVQLSENEIRQLCFASREVFLKQPNLLELEAPIKICGDIHGQYTDLLKLFEYGGLPPRANYLFLGDYVDRGKQSLETICLLLAYKIKYPENFFLLRGNHECASVNRIYGFYDECKRRFNVRLWKIFTECFNCLPVAALIDEKILCMHGGLSPDLKNLDQIRNLHRPTDVPESGLLCDLLWSDPSKEIRGWGVNERGVSYTFGADRVFDFLQKHDLDLICRAHQVVEDGYEFFANKQLVTIFSAPNYCGEFDNGGAMMSVDVNLLCSFQILKPTDKKPKFGFGNSTKIKSLLKV; encoded by the exons ATGCAACGAGGAGTTCTCGATGGTGTCATTCACAGGTTGCTTGAAGTTAGGGGCAAGCCGGGAAAGCAGGTTCAGCTTTCTGAGAATGAAATTAGGCAGCTTTGTTTCGCTTCCAGGGAAGTTTTCTTGAAGCAGCCAAATCTGTTGGAGCTCGAAGCTCCGATCAAAATCTGCG GAGACATACACGGACAATACACTGATCTCCTGAAGCTCTTCGAGTATGGCGGATTACCTCCTCGTGCCAACTATTTATTCTTGGGGGATTATGTAGACCGCGGGAAGCAAAGTTTGGAAACTATTTGCCTTCTTCTTGCATACAAAATAAAGTATCCTGAAAACTTCTTCTTGTTAAGAGGAAACCATGAATGTGCTTCTGTAAACCGTATATATGGATTCTACGATGAATGCAAAAGAAGATTCAATGTCAGGTTATGGAAAATATTCACGGAGTGTTTCAATTGCTTGCCTGTAGCAGCTCTTATTGATGAAAAAATTCTGTGTATGCATGGTGGACTTTCTCCTgatttgaaaaatttggatcAAATACGTAATCTACATCGACCTACTGATGTTCCTGAGTCTGGTTTGTTATGTGATCTTCTCTGGTCTGATCCTAGTAAAGAAATCCGAGGTTGGGGTGTAAATGAAAGAGGTGTTTCTTATACTTTTGGTGCTGACAGGGTCTTCGATTTTCTGCAGAAGCATGATCTTGACTTAATTTGTCGAGCTCATCAG GTTGTGGAAGATGGATATGAGTTTTTTGCTAACAAGCAACTGGTAACTATATTTTCAGCTCCTAATTATTGTGGAGAATTTGACAATGGTGGTGCTATGATGAGTGTGGATGTAAATTTACTATGTTCAT